A part of Drosophila bipectinata strain 14024-0381.07 chromosome 3L, DbipHiC1v2, whole genome shotgun sequence genomic DNA contains:
- the LOC108119591 gene encoding uncharacterized protein encodes MAQDQCFWNDFELKKPPLVTIEVENTAFAKNVFAAINKFLQQMGGQDSKDFDETAALIGRLMTRRKNSFRNMPGFRAICKLNSALCRLLRLDLYRDLEQFRGSLPDVYADDVEGALPTQSSFEFILVRLLGFYYLHKRIGECCLTAAAYFTKLLRSNFFMDFTVLLIAAIAKIKKLSAHQATQSALLYNNLRLHRESFPKVKNHKFLGGNQELPDNLDPIGTPQNEAKDEKPQTVLLNPKEVITRVQKSKSDVGVVIARKETPKIIFNEDALATVEDAQRFIARESKARKQNPLPEDCFTKKIPKHEWLAAQKLFHQKLPKDPAKALSLFSKFVVSKIK; translated from the exons ATGGCCCAGGATCAATGTTTTTGGAAtgattttgaattaaaaaaaccGCCCCTAGTGACTATTGAAGTGGAGAATACAGCTTTTG CCAAAAATGTGTTTGCGGCTATCAACAAGTTCCTGCAACAGATGGGTGGCCAGGATTCCAAAGACTTTGATGAAACAGCAGCATTGATAGGTCGCCTAATGACTCGCCGAAAGAACTCCTTCCGGAACATGCCTGGATTCAGAGCCATCTGTAAACTAAACTCCGCTCTGTGCCGTCTACTACGTTTGGATTTGTACCGAGATCTGGAACAGTTTCGAGGATCCTTGCCGGATGTCTACGCTGATGATGTGGAGGGCGCACTGCCAACCCAAAGTAGCTTTGAGTTTATCCTTGTCCGACTAttgggattttattatttgcatAAACGCATTGGAGAGTGTTGCCTCACGGCAGCCGCCTATTTCACCAAACTGCTAAGGAGCAACTTCTTCATGGACTTTACCGTGCTGCTGATTGCTGCGatcgcaaaaataaaaaaactgaGTGCTCACCAGGCTACTCAGAGTGCGCTCCTGTATAACAACTTAAGGTTACACAGGGAAAGCTTTCCGAAGGTGAAAAATCACAAGTTCTTGGGAGGAAATCAAGAATTGCCAGACAATCTGGATCCTATAGGAACACCACAAAACGAAGCTAAGGATGAAAAACCCCAGACTGTGCTTCTGAATCCCAAAGAAGTGATAACCCGCGTGCAAAAGTCCAAATCCGACGTTGGTGTGGTTATTGCTCGGAAAGAGACCCCCAAGATCATTTTCAACGAGGATGCGCTGGCCACTGTGGAGGATGCCCAAAGATTTATTGCCCGTGAATCGAAGGCAAGGAAGCAGAATCCACTGCCGGAAGACTGCTTCACGAAAAAGATCCCCAAGCACGAGTGGCTCGCAGCCCAAAAACTTTTCCACCAAAAACTGCCCAAGGATCCGGCTAAAGCTTTGAGTTTATTTAGTAAATTTGTTGTtagcaaaattaaataa
- the LOC108119590 gene encoding nucleolin, with protein sequence MKKKQVESDSEEDQLQAEDSDASGVEAEEEEDLQEEDTEDELDLGASSTESDEDSDEESPEDEAPKSKEEQINEKIHAKYEQLKGTRLYVCFPQKLPLDVEEFNAKVKALHPLVVKSTKPRQKHARFCLVNFGSPENRDKAYEDIKSSIQNDPKFKGLFVSLPKTESDDFVNELVTKKQLSQEKKRTKSRMKRATKLLKKKGTFTTSIVITNLPKTSSVAQVRQLFADAVDIQIRPGKGKFREFSAATVTLPTSHDARLAIKKKLSLSGTELILRFNTANKRKPKDKLKQKADKGKSPQKKQKQKEKDTKKAETEKGDSPKKKKANPKRKADGGDIKKINTPKKMKKLTAE encoded by the coding sequence atgaaGAAAAAGCAAGTTGAAAGCGATTCAGAGGAGGACCAGCTGCAGGCTGAGGACTCAGATGCATCTGGggtggaggcggaggaggaggaggacctTCAGGAAGAAGACACTGAGGACGAGTTGGATTTGGGAGCCAGTTCTACGGAGTCCGACGAAGATTCCGACGAGGAATCACCGGAAGATGAAGCTCCCAAGAGCAAGGAAGAGCAGATTAACGAAAAGATTCATGCCAAATACGAACAGCTAAAAGGCACCCGTCTATATGTTTGTTTTCCCCAAAAATTACCGCTGGATGTGGAGGAATTCAATGCGAAGGTTAAGGCCCTTCATCCGTTGGTGGTGAAATCCACAAAACCGCGTCAGAAACATGCCCGTTTCTGTTTGGTTAACTTCGGATCCCCCGAAAACCGTGACAAAGCCTACGAGGATATCAAATCGTCCATCCAAAATGATCCAAAGTTCAAGGGATTATTCGTTTCGCTGCCAAAAACCGAGTCCGATGATTTTGTCAATGAACTTGTAACGAAGAAGCAACTGTCGCAGGAGAAAAAGCGCACAAAGTCGCGTATGAAGCGGGCTACGAAACTGCTGAAGAAGAAGGGAACCTTCACCACGTCCATTGTTATTACAAACCTACCGAAAACAAGCTCGGTGGCGCAAGTGCGCCAATTGTTCGCCGACGCAGTTGACATTCAAATACGACCCGGTAAGGGCAAGTTCAGGGAGTTCAGTGCGGCGACCGTAACCTTGCCAACCTCACACGATGCACGCTTGGCCATCAAAAAGAAGTTGAGCCTTTCGGGCACGGAACTAATACTTCGCTTCAACACTGCAAACAAGCGGAAACCGAAAGATAAACTCAAACAAAAAGCGGATAAGGGTAAATCCCCGcaaaagaaacaaaagcaaaaggaAAAAGATACCAAGAaagcagaaacagaaaaaggGGATTCCCCTAAAAAGAAGAAAGCCAATCCGAAACGCAAGGCCGATGGAGGAGATATCAAAAAAATCAACACACcgaaaaagatgaaaaaacTAACCGCAGAATAG
- the vsg gene encoding salivary glue protein Sgs-3 yields MNRQAKFLILCLFVGLFSANLCDEVTTPTTTTTTEGTTIPVTVPDDKNTTTPATTTTSSTTPATTVPTTTPTTTKPTTTTPTTTTTTTPATTTTEKTTTTTPATTTTTTTTTAAPNTTTTTPPPHTSTTPAPEPQPCRRFDGSSFVGGIVLTLGLLAIGLVAYKFYKAHNERNYHTL; encoded by the exons ATGAATCGGCAGGCGAAATTCCTTATCTTGTGTCTGTTTGTGGGCCTCTTCTCCGCCAATTTGTGCGATGAAG TCACcaccccaacaacaacaacaacaaccgaaGGTACAACTATTCCGGTAACGGTTCCCGATGATAAGAACACCACGACACCGGCTACCACCACAACATCCTCAACCACTCCGGCTACCACGGTTCCAACGACAACGCCTACCACCACAAAACCAACTACAACCACTCCCACTACAACGACTACGACTACGCCGGCTACGACTACCACGGAGAAGACGACCACAACAACTCCAgccaccaccacaacaacaacaactacaactgCAGCTCCAAACACAACGACCACCACACCACCGCCGCACACATCCACCACACCGGCGCCAGAGCCGCAGCCGTGCCGCAGATTCGATGGATCTTCATTTGTTGGTGGCATTGTGCTGACCCTTGGTCTGCTGGCCATTGGATTGGTGGCCTACAAGTTCTACAAGGCTCACAACGAGCGAAATTACCACACCCTTTGA
- the SH3PX1 gene encoding sorting nexin lst-4, with protein MTSYVRAMYDFSGEPGSSELSIVTGEVLSVTRSDVGEGWWEGKNVRGQVGLFPAAYVEVLSAAEAQKLNSSGAAAVPQVPDPFATSPPPRYDQTAEDWDDDDDWSDDNDTYSEIGQGAQKVQATGATSARIGDYDHKTLPGPPNDDTQSLASAAGTGAGASGTVKKGMFAKSSDSYILGLSNTTEKIPESELAYITQVEDTIYQWTKNQSPYSVVVASPKKESKFKGMKTFIAYQLTPSFNNISVSRRYKHFDWLHERLVDKFALIPVPPLPDKQISGRYEEQFVEHRRVQLQEFVDWVCRHPVMSKCEVWYHFLTCRDEKIWKSGKRKAERDPYMGVNYCLAIFPPDRHILPSVIETPLETGIQFIHSMDAAVRNLNNISNDMAKRSLVQSKKEFQRIGDGLSDLAKALGIDERRAPTRNAMPLSESVGRIGGIFIGIGQTFGEQAKYDWIPLSDRLHIYRGVLNCFPDIFSTHKGAIQKRKDCQRSHDEGKMSNPQLQDVNRRTDVVTYTVMAELTHFKSERDTHLKQTLKTFINEQIKFYQGVVARLQEAARQIE; from the exons ATGACCTCGTACGTACGGGCTATGTACGACTTCAGCGGCGAGCCGGGCTCCTCTGAGTTGTCGATCGTCACGGGCGAGGTTCTCTCGGTGACGCGCAGTGACGTTGGCGAGGGATGGTGGGAGGGTAAAAATGTCCGCGGTCAGGTCGGGCTTTTTCCCGCTGCCTACGTCGAGGTCCTGTCCGCCGCAGAGGCCCAGAAGCTGAACTCCAGTGGAGCTGCAGCAGTGCCCCAAGTTCCTGATCCTTTTGCCACCTCCCCACCGCCACGCTATGATCAGACGGCTGAAGATTGGGACGATGACGACGACTGGAGTGATGACAATGACACATACTCGGAGATTGGACAGGGAGCGCAAAAGGTACAAGCTACCGGGGCGACATCAGCCCGAATTGGAGACTATGACCACAAAACGCTGCCAGGACCGCCCAACGATGACACGCAATCATTGGCTTCGGCTGCAGGCACAGGAGCTGGTGCCTCCGGGACCGTGAAGAAGGGCATGTTCGCCAAGAGCTCTGACTCATATATACTCGGCCTGTCCAACACCACAGAGAAGATTCCAGAAAGCGAATTGGCGTACATCACCCAGGTGGAAGATACCATCTACCAGTGGACGAAAAACCAATCTCCCTACTCTGTTGTGGTGGCTAGCCCGAAGAAGGAGTCCAAATTCAAGGGGATGAAGACGTTTATTGCCTACCAGCTGACGCCTAGTTTCAACAACATATCC GTGTCGCGTCGCTATAAACACTTTGACTGGTTGCACGAGCGGCTGGTGGACAAGTTCGCCCTGATCCCGGTACCACCGCTGCCCGACAAGCAGATCTCCGGTCGATATGAGGAACAGTTTGTGGAGCATCGGCGTGTCCAGTTGCAGGAGTTCGTCGACTGGGTGTGCCGTCACCCGGTTATGTCGAAGTGCGAGGTGTGGTACCATTTCCTAACGTGTCGAGACGAAAAGATATGGAAATCGGGCAAGCGCAAGGCGGAAAGGGATCCCTATATGGGAGTCAACTACTGCCTGGCCATCTTCCCGCCGGACAGGCATATATTGCCCTCCGTAATCGAGACACCGCTGGAGACCGGCATACAGTTCATCCACAGCATGGATGCGGCTGTACGCAATCTAAACAACATTTCCAATGACATGGCCAAGCGGTCGTTGGTGCAGAGCAAAAAAGAATTCCAGCGCATCGGTGATGGGCTATCGGACTTGGCGAAGGCATTGGGCATCGACGAGCGGCGTGCACCCACCCGTAACGCCATGCCACTCTCCGAAAGCGTTGGTCGCATCGGAGGCATCTTTATCGGTATTGGCCAGACTTTTGGCGAGCAGGCGAAATACGACTGGATCCCACTCTCCGATCGGCTTCACATTTACAG GGGCGTTCTCAACTGCTTTCCGGACATCTTCTCCACGCACAAGGGCGCTATTCAGAAGCGCAAGGACTGCCAGCGCTCCCACGACGAGGGCAAGATGAGCAATCCCCAGCTGCAAGATGTCAACCGGCGCACAGACGTCGTCACCTACACGGTGATGGCAGAGCTAACTCATTTTAAAAGCGAACGCGACACCCATCTGAAGCAGACCCTGAAGACCTTTATTAACGAGCAGATTAAGTTCTACCAGGGCGTGGTGGCGCGCCTGCAAGAGGCGGCCCGTCAGATTGAGTAG
- the LOC138926225 gene encoding myb-like protein AA, which yields MPPSSNSNSSSSSSRLSNSNHNFQQPTIKTIATQHQQQKHLQQQQQQQQQQQWGGSNNQRGSNYANNYAAAAAASMYMQHFNPYMQQKAALLAEKLQNSTGSSKHGRFGGDYG from the exons ATGCCGccaagcagcaacagcaacagcagcagcagcagcagcagactcagcaacagcaaccacAACTTCCAGCAGCCAACAATCAAAACCATAGCAACA cagcaccagcaacagaaacatcttcaacagcagcaacaacaacaacagcagcagcaatgggGAGGCAGCAACAACCAACGGGGAAGTAACTACGCCAACAACTATGCTGCTGCAGCCGCTGCATCAATGTACATGCAACATTTCAATCCCTACATGCAACAAAAGGCGGCACTGTTGGCGGAGAAGCTGCAGAACAGCACCGGGAGTAGCAAGCATGGACGCTTTGGCGGCGACTACGGCTAG
- the LOC108119599 gene encoding nascent polypeptide-associated complex subunit alpha, muscle-specific form, translated as MPRTTCRPSECAANGGQDEANPEATANANNNNNSTTTNGGGVPVVKQELEAAPPVCHRKSERRRVARDIFLVFEEQSSRRRGKGAKGKNNRAKQKFGHLKVANTPRINKNVLREIKTEPKCSTAVELPPLAVPPTPILTSTPAPAPVPAPAPLPSVNPTPVIPPVQNTEPAKSLPQTAAVKLETKTTAPAPRRISPKLRAQSKAQEVATVPEPPAVTPTPAALPNPPVNAPTSHEASPATPSVNPIFLWVKQDDTRIVEVRCEDYDKRNRIRLTKTTNGWRSMPRTDASSTRIVKFFHGSTAPLMKVKREHHQLQAQEAEEEEEEHHETQEELEQHEEEAQLPEPQLPGIAQNLLHDWEDSATQLPDEVEEEDQEPEQFENGHLPTVIEDVVVLPPTQQPESNTPEPTPCFDGLLDSEETNASTKATKTNTPTYQSSTPSPMELQLCPKTGLFLPKGDIALVPATEEASPVEAEPDKPLAGGGHDSVESLDANTKNLKDLLDDADDLLQNCSSDNGSSGADLLDSLVKRSCEDNLVQESSTGAENNQQNSSSTSDELSSFCVPDLGKDLPSILNMDSDDAPKCLSFNEAGEIEGLNGELFLGIEAFEKQQDAADREPHPPTPATVELTQTPTPTPTPEKEKDQPAGEVNPEETPKDLSYKKREEVCPPSESRSQCAVTSSSDILKSPERELQLPANSIPAEVETTSETIKNLILEQFLKLNSNPQQAEPMDLGKVGREGKLETVVIDDEEGEDSSQPLKKRPKASIKMDKDPDALTQLKMLISNPQWKVPDPILVPKDRLGAVLASPAREIPLLLTTRPELRLPEAFAYPEIIQNPNILVVTMEQLEAILKTEAEQTAKLPKDPDPVVVVPSKARSPSPKQSQPKSVPIQPKPPAVAVPPVAPTPPSPADSSLSTDLNATTLALLQQMLWMPYFGQLSQEFFKTMKDPLGLQRKFMSNLLPLYNSQFGLQHLDELYKHCMKQKPAEEQQPKVPTPAPPPATAPAPAPVPATPSTTAAGANPFNGFTNPVEMALMQKLLQPQLPQFLNWEANKEMSSSSSSTSHHHQEHKRPRREPEADFSKSKQIPVANASTTAPPSAVPAAAAPAAPAPAEHKPRLTIKSLSNLLEPEANVVPLLNVPFDGMRNRPSMHKSVPDPAKESGTGRTLRSSKASVTYNPLEQAKQQQMHTSAGSQHQRKRGNMLPQDVQQQHLAEAAAAAAAAAGAGGMDANSALWHPLFGSNPKQGYNSPWQWTTVTATGE; from the exons ATGCCCCGGACCACTTGCAGGCCAAGTGAATGCGCAGCTAACGGAGGTCAGGATGAAGCTAACCCGGAGGCAACTGCAAAtgccaacaataacaacaacagcaccaCTACCAATGGAGGTGGAGTGCCTGTTGTCAAGCAGGAGCTGGAAGCAGCTCCTCCAGTTTGCCACCGGAAATCGGAGCGCCGAAGAGTGGCCCGCGACATCTTCCTGGTCTTCGAGGAGCAGTCCAGCCGGCGGCGGGGGAAGGGTGCGAAGGGCAAGAATAACCGGGCCAAGCAAAAGTTTGGACACTTGAAGGTGGCCAACACGCCACGGATCAACAAGAATGTGCTACGCGAGATCAAAACAGAACCAAAGTGCAGTACGGCCGTGGAGCTGCCACCCCTCGCCGTTCCTCCAACTCCTATCCTTACCTccactcctgctcctgctccagtTCCAGCTCCCGCTCCTCTTCCTTCAGTGAATCCTACCCCTGTAATCCCTCCTGTCCAGAATACAGAACCAGCCAAATCCTTGCCGCAGACTGCTGCCGTAAAACTTGAAACCAAAACAACAGCTCCAGCCCCAAGAAGAATCAGCCCAAAGCTCAGGGCCCAATCCAAAGCCCAGGAGGTGGCGACTGTGCCGGAGCCGCCTGCTGTCACTCCCACACCTGCAGCACTTCCAAATCCTCCTGTCAACGCTCCCACGTCCCACGAAGCCTCGCCCGCAACTCCCAGCGTCAACCCCATCTTCCTGTGGGTCAAGCAGGACGATACCCGGATCGTGGAGGTGCGCTGCGAGGACTACGATAAGCGAAACCGGATACGTTTGACGAAGACTACCAACGGCTGGCGGTCCATGCCGCGCACAGATGCTTCCTCCACTAGGATAGTGAAGTTCTTCCACGGCTCCACCGCCCCCCTGATGAAGGTGAAGCGAGAGCACCACCAGCTCCAGGCCCAGGaagcggaggaggaggaagaggagcACCACGAGACGCAGGAGGAGTTGGAGCAGCACGAAGAGGAGGCGCAGCTGCCAGAGCCGCAGCTGCCGGGTATTGCCCAAAATCTGCTGCACGACTGGGAGGACAGTGCCACCCAACTGCCGGATGAGGTAGAGGAGGAGGATCAGGAACCGGAACAGTTCGAGAACGGCCATCTGCCCACGGTTATCGAGGATGTGGTGGTGCTGCCACCGACCCAGCAACCAGAATCGAATACACCAGAGCCCACGCCCTGCTTCGACGGATTGCTTGACAGCGAGGAGACCAACGCCTCCACCAAGGCCACAAAGACCAACACGCCCACATATCAGAGCTCCACTCCATCGCCGATGGAGCTGCAGCTATGCCCCAAGACTGGCCTCTTCCTGCCCAAGGGGGATATCGCCTTGGTGCCAGCCACCGAGGAGGCGTCACCCGTCGAAGCGGAGCCGGACAAGCCGCTGGCTGGAGGGGGACACGATTCGGTGGAGAGCCTCGATGCGAATACCAAGAACTTGAAGGATCTTCTGGACGACGCCGACGATCTGCTTCAGAACTGCAGCAGCGACAACGGGAGCAGCGGTGCCGACTTGCTGGACTCGCTGGTGAAGCGCAGCTGCGAGGACAATCTCGTCCAGGAGAGCAGCACAGGGGCCGAGAACAACCAGCAGAACTCCTCATCCACGTCCGACGAACTGAGCTCCTTCTGCGTGCCCGATCTCGGCAAGGACCTGCCCAGCATTCTCAACATGGACAGCGACGATGCCCCGAAGTGTCTGTCCTTTAACGAGGCGGGCGAGATCGAGGGTCTGAACGGGGAGCTCTTCCTGGGTATTGAAGCCTTCGAGAAGCAACAGGATGCAGCGGACCGGGAACCCCATCCGCCTACTCCGGCCACGGTGGAGCTGACCCAAACGCCCACGCCGACTCCCACACCGGAAAAGGAAAAGGACCAGCCAGCGGGCGAAGTGAATCCGGAGGAGACGCCCAAGGATCTGAGCTACAAGAAGCGCGAGGAGGTGTGTCCACCCTCGGAGTCTCGCAGCCAGTGTGCTGTGACCTCCAGTTCGGACATTCTGAAGTCTCCGGAGCGGGAACTTCAACTGCCAGCCAACTCCATACCGGCAGAAGTGGAGACCACGTCGGAGACTATCAAAAACCTCATCCTGGAGCAGTTCCTCAAGCTGAACAGCAATCCCCAGCAGGCGGAGCCCATGGATCTGGGCAAGGTGGGACGAGAGGGCAAACTGGAGACCGTTGTTATCGATGATGAGGAGGGGGAGGACTCCAGTCAGCCGCTGAAGAAACGCCCGAAGGCCAGCATTAAGATGGACAAGGATCCGGACGCGCTGACCCAGCTGAAGATGCTCATCAGCAATCCGCAGTGGAAGGTGCCGGATCCCATACTCGTGCCAAAGGATCGGCTTGGTGCTGTGCTGGCCTCTCCAGCCCGCGAGATTCCCCTGCTGCTAACCACCAGACCAGAGCTAAGACTACCGGAGGCGTTCGCCTACCCGGAGATCATCCAGAATCCGAATATCCTGGTGGTAACCATGGAGCAGCTGGAGGCTATACTCAAAACGGAGGCGGAGCAGACGGCGAAGCTACCCAAGGATCCCGATccagtggtggtggtgcccAGCAAAGCCAGAAGTCCCAGTCCAAAGCAATCACAACCAAAATCCGTGCCTATCCAGCCAAAGCCTCCAGCAGTGGCAGTGCCTCCCGTGGCTCCCACTCCTCCATCTCCAGCGGATTCGAGTCTTTCGACGGATCTGAATGCCACCACCCTGGCGCTGCTCCAGCAGATGCTGTGGATGCCCTACTTCGGGCAGCTGTCGCAGGAGTTCTTCAAGACCATGAAGGATCCTCTGGGACTCCAACGAAAGTTTATGAGCAATCTCCTTCCGCTGTACAACAGCCAGTTCGGACTGCAGCACTTGGACGAGCTGTACAAGCATTGCATGAAACAGAAACCCGCGGAGGAACAACAGCCCAAGGTGCCCACACCGGCACCACCCCCAGCGACAGCTCccgctcctgctcctgttccTGCCACGCCATCCACAACGGCTGCTGGAGCCAATCCCTTTAATGGGTTCACCAATCCTGTGGAGATGGCACTCATGCAAAAGCTGTTGCAGCCCCAGTTGCCGCAGTTCCTCAACTGGGAGGCCAACAAAGAGATGTCTTCCTCGTCGTCTAGCACATCGCATCACCACCAGGAGCACAAACGTCCCAGGCGGGAACCCGAAGCGGACTTCAGCAAGTCCAAGCAGATCCCAGTTGCAAATGCCAGTACCACTGCTCCGCCTTCAGCTGTCCCGGCAGCCGCGGCACCTGCAGCCCCTGCGCCAGCAGAGCACAAACCCCGACTGACCATCAAATCACTTTCGAATCTTTTGGAGCCGGAGGCAAACGTGGTGCCCTTGCTCAACGTGCCCTTCGACGGGATGCGGAACCGGCCCTCCATGCACAAATCGGTTCCAGACCCGGCCAAGGAGTCTGGAACCGGGCGCACCCTGCGATCCAGCAAAGCCAGTGTTACCTACAACCCCCTGGAGCAGgccaagcagcagcagatgcaCACCTCGGCCGGATCGCAGCATCAGCGGAAGCGCGGCAACATGCTGCCCCAGGAtgtccagcagcagcacctggccgaggcggcggcggcggcagcagcagcagccggagCTGGCGGAATGGACGCCAATTCGGCGTTGTGGCATCCTCTTTTCGGCAG CAATCCGAAGCAAGGATACAACAGCCCCTGGCAGTGGACCACAGTGACGGCCACCGGCGAATGA